AAGGTAGCGAGGGTCGCACCCCAGAGAGCCTTGAACCCTAGGGCAGAAATTTCGGAGCGACGTTCTGGCACCAGCGCCGACAGTCCTCCCACGAAGATGCCGTAGGACGCAAAGTGGGCAAAACCACAGAGCACGTAGCTCACAATCAGGAGAGAGCGATCGCTAATGGCTCCCGATTGGGATAATCCATTGAGCGCTAGGTAGGGGGGAATGTTGGTTTCAAACAGCCGTTGCCCAATGAGGGTTGATGCCAGCCAAAGATTTTGCCAGTCCAGCGCCACCCCCGTTAGAAAGGTGAGGGGCAGGAAGAGCATCGCCATTAGGTTGCGCAACGGCTGCTGCAGGAATTCAGACAGCAGAGGATTGACATCTACTCCATCAATCCACACGGCGATTTGGTTGAAGGGAGCGTTAAACAGCGCGATAACGCCAAGAATGGCAATCAAAACTGCCGCAATCCCCACCGCCATCTTCACCCCATCTAGGGCTCCGATAATCAAGCTATCAACCGGGGAAGGCCGGTTCTCCGGATTACCTTCCGTCACATCATCAGGCACATGCCCCATGGTCTCGGGTTCGTCTATTTCGGGCACCAGCAGTTTGGAAATCACAAAGCAGGCTGGAATGGTCAAAATTGAGGCCGAGACCAAATGCCCAGCAATGTCGGGAAAGCTCCCCCGCAAAAATCCGGCATAGAGCCCTAACACCGATGAAGCAATGGATCCAAAGCAACTGGTCAAAATGGCGCAGAGTTCACTGCGGGTCATTTTCGGCAAAAAGGGCTGGACGGCGATCGCTGATTCGATGCCCACAAAAATATTGGCTGCTCCCGCTAAAGCCTCCGCGCCACTAATATTCATGGTGCGTTTGAAAACCCAGGCAAACACCCGCACCACGGGCTGAATGATGTTGAGCCGATAGAGCAGAGCGACCAGCGCCGCAAAAAAGATGATTTGGGGTAACGCTCGAAAGGCTAGCACATAGGAGAAACCTGGATTTAAGGTATCTGGGCCAAGGCGATCGCCCGGAATAGCCACATAGGCATCTCCTACCGCCCGCGCAATCCAGCGACCAGCAGGCCCCGGGCCCGGATTGGCAGCAGGATCCACCGCTAGGATAGACGTTGGGCCACCAAAGAGAAACTTAGCGCCAGCTTCCGAGGCATCTAGGATAGGGTTAATAATATTGTTGATGCCATCAATCAGGTAGCTGCCTAAACCAAACACCAAGATGCCCACCAACAATTGCAGCGTAATCCCAACAATTAAAACGTTCCATTGAATCACTCGGCGGTGTTCGGAGCCAAGCCAAGCAATGAAGCAAAGAACAAAAATCCCGACTAATGAAATGAGATTAAGGAGAAGGTTCACAGGTTTGACTGACTCCACGATAATTCGTAGGCTGCTGCAGAGGATAAATGCAGCGATCGCCACTGCCATTCGACGTTGACTCTAGGGAATCATAGTATGATTTCTTGACGTTGCACGGCAGAAAGTTTGCGTTTTTTTGCAATCCAGGTGGCAGTGTCTTGGGTACAGAAGGTAATTCATCCCACCATCGCTACGTCTGCCCTCCATCCCGGCATCTAAAGCTGTGAAGAATAGTAGCGATCGCTCCCCAGCGCCCAGATTTGGACAGAGCTGATAAGCTAAAGGCAGTCTTTCAGCCGACTTTGATTCCATCGATGAGTCGAGGACAAGTACCCCTGCATCACAGCCTTTGACCCCAGCAAAAGCCCCGAAACACAGGGTATAGCCAGCATGATCACCCCTACTTCCAGCTCGCTAATTCATGGATGCTTTTGACCCCACGCCACCTCAATGGACTGAACCAGCCATTCATGCCCTGTCTTTTTGCTGTCCTCGCTGCGGCGCATCATCGCAGCAGGCCAACCATGTGTGGATTAACCGCCGTGCTCCCGTCATCAGCGATGACTATCGCCGTAAGTGGCAAGAGTTTTATGATTGTGAATGCGGTCAGGCTTGGTGGGCCTGGAGCAGCGATCGCCCGCCTCAGGATTGGCAGAAAAAGGATGGGGATGAGCCCTAGAGCGATCCTAGAGCAATCAAGGATGCCTCCGTTGGGGACCCTACAACGTTGAGCGATCGCCCCGAGTCCTGCAATAGTCCGGACAGGGTCACTCCATTCTGGAATAAGCAAGCACAGATTGAGATGCAGGAGCCCATCATCCTTGGGTCTATTCGACCATGAGCCTCCCTCCGTAGCCGTCGTCGCTCCTGCTTGCCAATCCCCCATGAGATGCTCGTGTGAAGGAACTATAGCCATGGCTAATGCAGAACACTTAGCGCTACTGAAGCAGGGCGTGGACGTATGGAACCACTGGCGAGGTACCTATCCGGCCTATGTCGATCTATCTGACGCTGATCTTCAAGGCATCCAGCTCCAGCGGGCCAACCTTAGCCAAACCGATTTCAGCAATGCCAATCTCAGCAATGCCAATCTATCTCGGGCTGACCTCGGTCGGGTAATTTTGAGCGACGCCAATCTCTCCAACACCAATCTCAGCGAGGTTTACCTGGGCGAAGCCTATGTCAGCAATGCCAACCTACGGGGCGCAAATCTCAGTGAAGCAGTGCTGCGAGATGCCATTTTTAGCGAAGCCTGTTTGGTGGGCTGCAACCTGGGTCATACGGATTTGAGACAATCTAACTTCCAGCGTGCCGATCTCACCGATGCTAACTTGAGCGCCGCTGACCTTCGCTATGCTGACTTCAGCGCTGCTGATTTAACAACTGCCCATCTGCGCTGGGCCAATCTTAGCCATGCCAATCTCAACCATGCCAAGTTGGAAGAGGCGAATTTGAGCGGGGCCAACCTAGCCTTTGTCACCCTAGTACAGGCCCTCTGTCACGCCACGATTTTCAACCTCAGTGACCTAGAACAAGCAGACTTCAGCCAAGCAGACCTATCCGAGGCGTCTTTGGTAGGGGCTAATCTTCTCAACGCAACGTTTACTGGCGTCGATCTTCAGCAGATTGATCTACGAGGTGCCACCCAAGTGCCGGTGGATCTGGCCGTCAACACCTCGGTGTAACCGATCGTATCTATACAATTTTTCATCAGGAAACCGCCGCCTAGCAATCGCCCCCACCTGAGCATGGGCTTGCTGAACGTCAGGATAGACTGGAGAAATGATCACGGGTCGTGCAACATCGCGGTTCACCCAAGCGATCGCTCACTGTTCTCATCAGAATCGGGATCCCACATTGAACAAGGAGCTTGGATGGCGATCCGGCTAAAATAACGAGAATAGATGCTCCAGAAATGACTCATTCTTGCTGGCAGTCTTCTATACTTTGTCAACGGTGCTATCTGCAATGATGGACAGACTAGCCTCGGAAGCAAACCTGAAACCTATGGAAGCCGAT
The sequence above is a segment of the Candidatus Obscuribacterales bacterium genome. Coding sequences within it:
- a CDS encoding nucleoside transporter C-terminal domain-containing protein, which codes for MNLLLNLISLVGIFVLCFIAWLGSEHRRVIQWNVLIVGITLQLLVGILVFGLGSYLIDGINNIINPILDASEAGAKFLFGGPTSILAVDPAANPGPGPAGRWIARAVGDAYVAIPGDRLGPDTLNPGFSYVLAFRALPQIIFFAALVALLYRLNIIQPVVRVFAWVFKRTMNISGAEALAGAANIFVGIESAIAVQPFLPKMTRSELCAILTSCFGSIASSVLGLYAGFLRGSFPDIAGHLVSASILTIPACFVISKLLVPEIDEPETMGHVPDDVTEGNPENRPSPVDSLIIGALDGVKMAVGIAAVLIAILGVIALFNAPFNQIAVWIDGVDVNPLLSEFLQQPLRNLMAMLFLPLTFLTGVALDWQNLWLASTLIGQRLFETNIPPYLALNGLSQSGAISDRSLLIVSYVLCGFAHFASYGIFVGGLSALVPERRSEISALGFKALWGATLATLMTGCVAGVFFGLLGEPASIIGR
- a CDS encoding pentapeptide repeat-containing protein, which translates into the protein MANAEHLALLKQGVDVWNHWRGTYPAYVDLSDADLQGIQLQRANLSQTDFSNANLSNANLSRADLGRVILSDANLSNTNLSEVYLGEAYVSNANLRGANLSEAVLRDAIFSEACLVGCNLGHTDLRQSNFQRADLTDANLSAADLRYADFSAADLTTAHLRWANLSHANLNHAKLEEANLSGANLAFVTLVQALCHATIFNLSDLEQADFSQADLSEASLVGANLLNATFTGVDLQQIDLRGATQVPVDLAVNTSV